A single Denticeps clupeoides chromosome 7, fDenClu1.1, whole genome shotgun sequence DNA region contains:
- the LOC114793326 gene encoding phospholipase A2-like isoform X2, producing MSFLFWILFLFSAPLAALTPQTPLRRKRGLLELAGVIKCSTGRSALAYMMYGCYCGVGGQGWPRDRADWCCHKHDCCYGDAERAGCQTHTDRYHWTCEGREADCDSLNDRCEKILCQCDTEAARCLRKAPFIQMYALWPDFLCGCIQPTCNIY from the exons ATGTCCTTCCTGTTCtggattctttttttgttctctg CGCCTCTGGCCGCGCTCACGCCACAGACACCCCTGCGGAGGAAGAGGGGCTTGCTGGAGCTGGCCGGAGTCATCAAGTGCAGCACGGGAAGATCTGCCTTGGCCTACATGATGTACGGCTGCTACTGTGGCGTGGGAGGGCAGGGCTGGCCCAGGGACAGAGCGGACTG GTGTTGCCACAAGCATGACTGCTGCTACGGAGATGCTGAGCGAGCGGGCTGCCAGACTCATACCGACAGATACCACTGGACGTGTGAAGGCAGAGAGGCAGACTGCG ATTCCCTGAATGACAGATGTGAGAAAATACTGTGCCAATGTGACACGGAGGCCGCCAGGTGCCTGAGGAAGGCACCTTTCATCCAGATGTACGCCCTGTGGCCCGACTTCCTTTGTGGGTGCATTCAGCCAACCTGCAATATTTACTGA
- the LOC114793326 gene encoding phospholipase A2-like isoform X1, with the protein MSFLFWILFLFSAAPLAALTPQTPLRRKRGLLELAGVIKCSTGRSALAYMMYGCYCGVGGQGWPRDRADWCCHKHDCCYGDAERAGCQTHTDRYHWTCEGREADCDSLNDRCEKILCQCDTEAARCLRKAPFIQMYALWPDFLCGCIQPTCNIY; encoded by the exons ATGTCCTTCCTGTTCtggattctttttttgttctctg CAGCGCCTCTGGCCGCGCTCACGCCACAGACACCCCTGCGGAGGAAGAGGGGCTTGCTGGAGCTGGCCGGAGTCATCAAGTGCAGCACGGGAAGATCTGCCTTGGCCTACATGATGTACGGCTGCTACTGTGGCGTGGGAGGGCAGGGCTGGCCCAGGGACAGAGCGGACTG GTGTTGCCACAAGCATGACTGCTGCTACGGAGATGCTGAGCGAGCGGGCTGCCAGACTCATACCGACAGATACCACTGGACGTGTGAAGGCAGAGAGGCAGACTGCG ATTCCCTGAATGACAGATGTGAGAAAATACTGTGCCAATGTGACACGGAGGCCGCCAGGTGCCTGAGGAAGGCACCTTTCATCCAGATGTACGCCCTGTGGCCCGACTTCCTTTGTGGGTGCATTCAGCCAACCTGCAATATTTACTGA